The Miscanthus floridulus cultivar M001 chromosome 7, ASM1932011v1, whole genome shotgun sequence genome includes a region encoding these proteins:
- the LOC136464896 gene encoding eukaryotic initiation factor 4A-III homolog A yields the protein MAAPTTSRRGPGGARNMDDENLTFETSPGVEVVSSFDQMGIKDDLLRGIYGYGFEKPSAIQQRAVLPIINGRDVIAQAQSGTGKTSMISLTVCQIVDTAVREVQALILSPTRELASQTERVMLAIGDHLNIQVHACIGGKSIGEDIRRLENGVHVVSGTPGRVCDMIKRRTLRTRAIKLLVLDEADEMLSRGFKDQIYDVYRYLPPELQVCLISATLPHEILEMTSKFMTEPVRILVKRDELTLEGIKQFFVAVEKEEWKFDTLCDLYDTLTITQAVIFCNTKRKVDWLTEKMRSNNFTVSAMHGDMPQQERDAIMGEFRSGATRVLITTDVWARGLDVQQVSLVINYDLPNNRELYIHRIGRSGRFGRKGVAINFVRKDDIRILRDIEQYYSTQIDEMPMNVADLI from the exons ATGGCGGCGCCCACCACCTCCCGCCGCGGCCCTGGCGGCGCGCGCAACATGGACGACGAGAACCTCACCTTCGAGACCTCCCCGGGGGTCGAGGTCGTCAGCAGCTTCGACCAGATGGGCATCAAGGACGACCTTCTCCGCGGCATCTACGGCTACGGCTTCGAGAAGCCCTCCGCCATCCAGCAGCGCGCCGTCCTCCCCATCATCAACGGCCGCGACGTCATCGCGCAGGCCCAGTCCGGTACCGGCAAGACGTCCATGATCTCCCTCACCGTCTGCCAGATCGTCGACACCGCCGTGCGCGA GGTGCAGGCTTTGATACTCTCGCCTACTAGGGAGCTTGCTTCCCAAACAGAGAGAGTTATGCTGGCTATTGGCGACCACCTCAACATCCAAGTGCATGCTTGCATTGGTGGGAAAAGTATTGGTGAGGATATCAGGAGGCTCGAGAACGGAGTGCATGTCGTCTCAGGAACTCCAGGCAGAGTCTGTGATATGATCAAGAGGAGGACCCTGCGAACAAGAGCCATCAAGCTTCTAGTTCTG GATGAAGCCGATGAGATGTTGAGTAGAGGCTTTAAGGATCAGATTTATGATGTCTACAGATATCTCCCACCAGAACTTCAG GTGTGTTTGATTTCTGCAACTCTTCCTCATGAGATCTTGGAGATGACTAGCAAGTTCATGACCGAACCAGTTAGGATCCTTGTGAAGCGTGATGAACTGACCCTGGAG GGCATCAAACAATTCTTTGTTGCTGTTGAGAAAGAGGAATGGAAGTTTGATACTCTTTGTGATCTTTATGATACACTCACCATCACCCAAGCTGTTATTTTCTGCAATACTAAGAGAAAG GTGGATTGGCTTACTGAAAAAATGCGCAGCAATAACTTCACGGTATCAGCTATGCACGGTGACATGCCCCAACAAGAAAGGGATGCCATTATGGGTGAGTTCAGGTCCGGCGCAACTCGTGTGCTAATAACTACGGATGTTTGGGCTCGAGGACTGGATGTTCAGCAG GTTTCACTTGTCATAAATTATGATCTCCCAAATAATCGTGAGCTTTACATCCATCGCATTGGTCGCTCTGGTCGTTTTGGGCGCAAG GGTGTGGCGATTAATTTCGTGCGCAAGGATGACATCCGTATACTGAGAGATATAGAGCAGTACTACAGCACGCAAATTGACGAGATGCCAATGAATGTTGCTGATCTTATTTGA
- the LOC136468080 gene encoding uncharacterized protein At2g24330-like gives MRRQPSTGDAVGTPRGLARSSSGVWWKLMGDASTGDASEVDRQLRGIADEEAAVRARVERRHTGAPAVRRKIAAASMGLEVVALLYGLWRARRRGNGRAPTNTRPLLLLLLAVPAALATVALAAFGRFRNMLDRRDEQQLERLRAERKAKIGSFRGSHHNLQKLIQKYDPEDDADDSNTDAADGDSKTTKKLKRTHSRLSFQFHVGEEGDE, from the exons ATGAGGCGGCAGCCATCGACAGGCGACGCGGTGGGCACGCCGAGGGGCCTGGCGCGCTCCTCCTCGGGCGTCTGGTGGAAGCTGATGGGCGACGCATCCACCGGCGATGCGTCGGAGGTGGACCGGCAGCTGCGCGGCATCGCCGACGAAGAGGCCGCCGTGAGGGCCCGCGTGGAGAGGCGGCACACGGGCGCCCCCGCCGTCCGACGCAAGATCGCAGCCGCGTCCATGGGCCTTGAGGTGGTGGCGCTGCTGTACGGCCTGTGGAGGGCCAGGAGGCGGGGCAACGGCAGGGCGCCCACCAACACCAGgcccttgctgctgctgctgctcgccgtgCCTGCTGCCTTGGCCACCGTCGCCCTCGCTGCATTCGGCCGCTTCCGGAACATGT TGGATCGCAGGGATGAGCAGCAGCTGGAGCGGCTCCGAGCAGAAAGGAAGGCTAAGATTGGCAGCTTCAGGGGAAGCCACCACAACTTGCAAAAGCTCATCCAG AAGTACGATCCTGAGGATGATGCTGATGACAGCAACACTGATGCAGCGGATGGTGATAGCAAAACTACGAAAAAGCTCAAGAGGACGCACTCGCGGTTGAGCTTCCAGTTCCATGTGGGAGAAGAGGGAGACGAATGA